CGATGACGCGGTACGTCGGGTTCTGCGGCTGAAGGTGGTGCTCGGACTCTTCGAAGATCCTCGTGCCCCCGAGCCTGAGCGGCAAAGGCAGGTGATCGGCTGCCGCGAACACGCCGACCTCAACCTGGAAACCGCTCGTCGTTCCCTGGTGCTGTTGCGCAACGAGCGGATCCTGCCGCTCGAAGGCGGACTGACGCTGGACGGAAACGGCCGCGCCGCAGTCCAGGGCACGCCGCGGACGATCGCGGTTCTCGGCCCGAACGCCGACAGTCCCGAGGCCATGCTCGGCGACTGGGCGGGTACTTCCGGCCAGGTCGCCTGGATGCCCGACGGGCATCCCCGTGAGCTGGTGGAGACGGTGCTCGACGGCCTTCGCGCCCTCACACCTGCCGCCTGGACCGTGACGTACGCCCGCGGGGCCGACATCGAAAGCTCCGCCGCCGATGCCGAGTGGTCTGTCGGGCCCCATGGTGAACCGCTTCCGCCTGTCTTCACCCCCGCCCAGGTCGACGAGGCGCAAGTTCGTGCGGCCGTGGCCGCGGCAGAGGCCGCCGACTATGCCGTCGTGGTCGTCGGGGACACCCTTGCCCTCACGGGGGAGGGACGCTCCACGGCCACGCTCGAGCTGCAAGGAAGCCAGATCGCTTTGCTGGACGAGGTGGCCGCTACCGGTACGCCGATGATCGTCGTACTGATCCAGTCCAAGCCGAGCACACTCCCCGACTCAGCGCTGAACGCGGCAGCGCTCATCGAGGCGTTCAACCCGGGCATGCGCGGTGGCCGCGCCATCGCCGAACTCCTTCTCGGACTCATCGAGCCCAGCGGCCGGCTGCCGATCAGCTTCGCGCACCACGTAGGACAGCAACCCGTCTTCTACAACCAAGTGCGGGGCCAGCATGGTGACCGCTACGCGGATCTCAGCCAAGACCCCCTGTTCGCGTTCGGTGAGGGTCTTACCTATACCACCGTTACCTATTCCACTCTTGTCGTGCACGACGACGAAGTGCCTGCTGACGGCACCGTGAGCGCCACGGTGCGACTCACGAACAGTGGGTCTCGGCCCGCTGTCGAAACGGTTCAGGCCTACGTCAGCGACCTGACCACCAGCGTCACCTGGGCCGAGCAGGAGCTGAAGGCTTTCACCCAAGCCGAAGTTCCTCCAGGCGAAACCATGGATGTGAACATCAGCATCCCTGCCTCGCACTGCTCACTGGTCACAGCCGACAACCGTCGTGTCGTCGAAGCTGGGGAGTTCAGACTCCGAGTCGGCCCCAATTCACGCCGGCAGCAACAGCTCAGCGCACGATTCCGCATTTCACCACGCAGCGGCACCGGATCGGGGGTGAACCCGGCCACCTCTGCGTGAACGTCGCGGCTCAGCACGACGACTACATCGTCACTTAGTACGGCGGCTCATCCCGCAGCGCTGCGAGGAGCCGTACACCTGTGGGGTGTCTCCCACCGCAGGCTGCTGACGCCTGCCCACGAACACCCGAATATCCGCTGCGGCCCGGCCGCATCGGGTGGCACGACCCAATCCCGTAAGAAAGGGGAAGCTCATGCGTGGTTCGAACGCAGCCAAGGCGGCGGTCGCGGCGCTCGCCGTGGCAATGCTGTCAACGGGGTGCCTCAGCGGCGCCCCCAGCGACGCCTCCAGTGGGAACGCATCCGGCCCAGGGAAGTCGACCGTCGAGGTCATGTACGGGTTCGGCGACAGCCAGGAGGCGGCCTTCCAGAAGGACCTCAACACCTTCGCCCAGGCCAACGGGTTCACGATCAAGTTCAGCAAGGCAGGCTCCTGGGACACCGAGATCCGCGCCCGCGTCGCCGGCGGCAGCGCACCCGACGTGGGCCTGTTTCCCCAGCCGGGCCTGATGTGCGACCTGGCGGCGAAGAAGACCGTTCTCGCGTACGACGACGCGACTGTCCAGACCGACACCAAGACCCTCGTCCCCGGGTTCGTCGGGGCGGGCACCTGCCCGGACGGAAAGGTCTACGGCCTCCCCGCGGCCGTCAGCGTCAAGAGCCTCCTGTGGTACGACAAGCCGGCCTTCGCAGCCGCCGGCTACACCGTCCCGACGACGCTCGACGAGCTGACCGCCCTCACCGACAAGATCCGCTCGCAGGGAAAGACCCCGTGGTGCATCGCGGCCGAGTCCGGCCAGGCGACCGGCTGGCCGGTCACCGACTGGATCGAGGACCTCGTCCTGCGACTGG
This Kribbella sp. NBC_00482 DNA region includes the following protein-coding sequences:
- a CDS encoding glycoside hydrolase family 3 N-terminal domain-containing protein, which translates into the protein MEVRVEDLLSRMSLPEKVGQLLMLDAQHEDLVDIVSTKLAGSVLHVPPARRSEAIELAHRSRLGIPLLLADDCIHGHSFWPGATVFPTQLAMACTWDPALLQRVARTAAIEIATSGIHWTFAPVLCITRDLRWGRINETFGEDPFLIGELGAAMVRGYQGDGLSDPTAVLACAKHFAGYSETQGGRDASEADLSPRKLRSWFLPPFERAVGAGCHTFMLGYQSIDGVPITANQWLLNDVLRREWGFDGTLVTDWDNVGRMVWDQRVCADQVEAAAVAVNSGNDLIMATPAFFEAAQAAVAEGLIGEKQVDDAVRRVLRLKVVLGLFEDPRAPEPERQRQVIGCREHADLNLETARRSLVLLRNERILPLEGGLTLDGNGRAAVQGTPRTIAVLGPNADSPEAMLGDWAGTSGQVAWMPDGHPRELVETVLDGLRALTPAAWTVTYARGADIESSAADAEWSVGPHGEPLPPVFTPAQVDEAQVRAAVAAAEAADYAVVVVGDTLALTGEGRSTATLELQGSQIALLDEVAATGTPMIVVLIQSKPSTLPDSALNAAALIEAFNPGMRGGRAIAELLLGLIEPSGRLPISFAHHVGQQPVFYNQVRGQHGDRYADLSQDPLFAFGEGLTYTTVTYSTLVVHDDEVPADGTVSATVRLTNSGSRPAVETVQAYVSDLTTSVTWAEQELKAFTQAEVPPGETMDVNISIPASHCSLVTADNRRVVEAGEFRLRVGPNSRRQQQLSARFRISPRSGTGSGVNPATSA